Proteins co-encoded in one Bombus pyrosoma isolate SC7728 linkage group LG4, ASM1482585v1, whole genome shotgun sequence genomic window:
- the LOC122566825 gene encoding BRCA2-interacting transcriptional repressor EMSY isoform X7: protein MWPMRHETMTRDECRKCLRCLELEAYGNMVSVLRAQGPFTSEKQKLLQELAKVLHISNERHRAEVRRAVNDEKLATIAEQLSGPNTGTDWTIEGRRAIPLLPRLKARSAFTTLANSLSLATVAANKRNLHVHEIAEDAKDIRNESPVKVKVQENSFSNHEFASSEDKLSDENVLTEVTESDRNKEVNNHSNTSDSSEKYIISEKRKPSSPLSPAPPNKVLVVSSSSIGTFNHGTADKGSLENTIHLSRIPTNSLQHQNVTIIPLNINCGENITESKESVVQESASNHSVIPAGNFVNTVIPVGTSITKAKGRVITTQNKLNTKIGSAILVSGNMSCTTGNKFQPDVQDVSTQDSLSPKVSVSHTLQKPSSSENSNSVTSSTKCIVPVIHSNIKPPIPKTITSSNSHRLMAVCPVTTVSNGPGPPQAKQITTLTCKKLSSTLNNQTTAKGVTLNSNKTVNISHHPDTKLGSKTNVIVIQKGQTKGVTLSQAGKEVLGKVIMGGKSLCVTSQHNAPINVVQRHVTLNNGDQGLTMLSTTNSSHTESITSNIKDKELVVKTDAVITTVKDEKHSQIEYASQLYIYMLNREIYNSDTCSRFVSLK, encoded by the exons ATGTGGCCGATGAGACACGAAACCATGACCCGCGATGAATGCAGAAAATGTTTACGATGTTTGG AGTTAGAAGCTTATGGAAATATGGTGTCTGTCTTACGTGCTCAAGGTCCTTTCACTAgtgaaaaacagaaattgttacaAGAACTTGCtaaagttttacatatttctaatGAACGACATCGTGCTGAAGTACGAAGAGCTGTTAATGATGAAAAATTAGCAACAATAGCTGAGCA GTTAAGTGGTCCAAATACTGGTACTGATTGGACTATTGAAGGCCGACGTGCTATTCCACTTTTACCAAGATTAAAGGCTCGATCTGCATTCACAACTTTAGCAAATAGCTTGTCCCTTGCAACAGTAGCAGCAAACAAAAGGAATCTTCATGTTCATGAGATAGCAGAGGATGCAAAAG ATATTAGAAATGAATCTCCTGTGAAGGTAAAAGTACAAGAAAACTCGTTTAGCAATCATGAGTTTGCATCTAGTGAAGATAAATTAAGCGATGAAAATGTTCTAACTGag GTCACTGAATCAGATAGGAATAAAGAAGTTAATAATCACAGCAATACCTCTgatagcagtgaaaaatatattatatctgagAAACGTAAACCCTCTTCTCCTCTCTCACCAGCACCTCCAAACAag GTTCTGGTAGTATCTTCAAGTTCAATAGGAACTTTTAATCATGGTACTGCTGATAAAGGATCGCTAGAAAATACTATTCATTTGTCACGAATACCTACAAATTCGTTACAGCATCAAAATGTCACTATAATaccattaaatattaattgtggAGAAAATATTACAG AATCTAAGGAATCAGTAGTACAAGAAAGTGCCAGTAACCATTCAGTAATTCCAGCTGGTAATTTTGTGAATACAGTAATCCCAGTAGGTACAAGTATTACTAAAGCTAAAGGAAGAGTAATTACAACGCAAAATAAGCTTAATACAAAAATCGGATCTGCAATTCTGGTGTCCGGTAATATGTCATGTACAacaggaaataaatttcagccTGATGTTCAAGATGTATCTACACAAGATAGTTTAA GTCCAAAAGTATCCGTATCACACACTTTACAAAAACCATCAAGTtcagaaaattcgaattcaGTTACAAGCAGCACAAAGTGCATTGTGCCAGTAATACATTCTAACATAAAACCTCCAATACCTAAAACTATTACCTCCA GTAATTCACATCGACTGATGGCTGTTTGTCCTGTTACAACAGTATCTAATGGACCAGGGCCACCTCAGGCTAAGCAAATAACAACATTaacttgtaaaaaattatcttcaacGCTCAACAATCAAACCACTGCCAAG GGTGTTACactaaattctaataaaactGTAAATATATCTCACCATCCTGATACAAAATTAGGATCTAAAACAAACGTGATTGTTATACAAAAGGGTCAAACCAAAGGTGTTACTCTCTCTCAAGCAGGCAAG gAAGTATTAGGGAAAGTAATAATGGGTGGAAAAAGTTTGTGTGTCACGAGTCAACACAATGCTCCTATTAATGTGGTTCAGCGCCATGTTACATTGAATAATGGAGATCAAGGTCTAACTATGCTATCCACAACAAACTCATCTCATACAGAATCTATAACATCTAATATAAAg GATAAAGAGCTAGTTGTAAAAACCGATGCTGTAATTACTACTGTTAAAGATGAGAAACACAG CCAAATCGAATACGCATcgcaattatatatatatatgttaaatagagaaatttataattctgaCACTTGCTCACGCTTtgtatcattaaaataa
- the LOC122566825 gene encoding BRCA2-interacting transcriptional repressor EMSY isoform X1 produces the protein MWPMRHETMTRDECRKCLRCLELEAYGNMVSVLRAQGPFTSEKQKLLQELAKVLHISNERHRAEVRRAVNDEKLATIAEQLSGPNTGTDWTIEGRRAIPLLPRLKARSAFTTLANSLSLATVAANKRNLHVHEIAEDAKDIRNESPVKVKVQENSFSNHEFASSEDKLSDENVLTEVTESDRNKEVNNHSNTSDSSEKYIISEKRKPSSPLSPAPPNKVLVVSSSSIGTFNHGTADKGSLENTIHLSRIPTNSLQHQNVTIIPLNINCGENITESKESVVQESASNHSVIPAGNFVNTVIPVGTSITKAKGRVITTQNKLNTKIGSAILVSGNMSCTTGNKFQPDVQDVSTQDSLSPKVSVSHTLQKPSSSENSNSVTSSTKCIVPVIHSNIKPPIPKTITSSNSHRLMAVCPVTTVSNGPGPPQAKQITTLTCKKLSSTLNNQTTAKGVTLNSNKTVNISHHPDTKLGSKTNVIVIQKGQTKGVTLSQAGKEVLGKVIMGGKSLCVTSQHNAPINVVQRHVTLNNGDQGLTMLSTTNSSHTESITSNIKSGNTIMFNLRQDVLEKNKALSHLLESSHVLTSESKTVIQNTNALLSKEPSNSDLHVQDKELVVKTDAVITTVKDEKHSQIEYASQLYIYMLNREIYNSDTCSRFVSLK, from the exons ATGTGGCCGATGAGACACGAAACCATGACCCGCGATGAATGCAGAAAATGTTTACGATGTTTGG AGTTAGAAGCTTATGGAAATATGGTGTCTGTCTTACGTGCTCAAGGTCCTTTCACTAgtgaaaaacagaaattgttacaAGAACTTGCtaaagttttacatatttctaatGAACGACATCGTGCTGAAGTACGAAGAGCTGTTAATGATGAAAAATTAGCAACAATAGCTGAGCA GTTAAGTGGTCCAAATACTGGTACTGATTGGACTATTGAAGGCCGACGTGCTATTCCACTTTTACCAAGATTAAAGGCTCGATCTGCATTCACAACTTTAGCAAATAGCTTGTCCCTTGCAACAGTAGCAGCAAACAAAAGGAATCTTCATGTTCATGAGATAGCAGAGGATGCAAAAG ATATTAGAAATGAATCTCCTGTGAAGGTAAAAGTACAAGAAAACTCGTTTAGCAATCATGAGTTTGCATCTAGTGAAGATAAATTAAGCGATGAAAATGTTCTAACTGag GTCACTGAATCAGATAGGAATAAAGAAGTTAATAATCACAGCAATACCTCTgatagcagtgaaaaatatattatatctgagAAACGTAAACCCTCTTCTCCTCTCTCACCAGCACCTCCAAACAag GTTCTGGTAGTATCTTCAAGTTCAATAGGAACTTTTAATCATGGTACTGCTGATAAAGGATCGCTAGAAAATACTATTCATTTGTCACGAATACCTACAAATTCGTTACAGCATCAAAATGTCACTATAATaccattaaatattaattgtggAGAAAATATTACAG AATCTAAGGAATCAGTAGTACAAGAAAGTGCCAGTAACCATTCAGTAATTCCAGCTGGTAATTTTGTGAATACAGTAATCCCAGTAGGTACAAGTATTACTAAAGCTAAAGGAAGAGTAATTACAACGCAAAATAAGCTTAATACAAAAATCGGATCTGCAATTCTGGTGTCCGGTAATATGTCATGTACAacaggaaataaatttcagccTGATGTTCAAGATGTATCTACACAAGATAGTTTAA GTCCAAAAGTATCCGTATCACACACTTTACAAAAACCATCAAGTtcagaaaattcgaattcaGTTACAAGCAGCACAAAGTGCATTGTGCCAGTAATACATTCTAACATAAAACCTCCAATACCTAAAACTATTACCTCCA GTAATTCACATCGACTGATGGCTGTTTGTCCTGTTACAACAGTATCTAATGGACCAGGGCCACCTCAGGCTAAGCAAATAACAACATTaacttgtaaaaaattatcttcaacGCTCAACAATCAAACCACTGCCAAG GGTGTTACactaaattctaataaaactGTAAATATATCTCACCATCCTGATACAAAATTAGGATCTAAAACAAACGTGATTGTTATACAAAAGGGTCAAACCAAAGGTGTTACTCTCTCTCAAGCAGGCAAG gAAGTATTAGGGAAAGTAATAATGGGTGGAAAAAGTTTGTGTGTCACGAGTCAACACAATGCTCCTATTAATGTGGTTCAGCGCCATGTTACATTGAATAATGGAGATCAAGGTCTAACTATGCTATCCACAACAAACTCATCTCATACAGAATCTATAACATCTAATATAAAg tCTGGTAATACTATTATGTTCAATCTTCGGCAGGATgttttggaaaaaaataaagcacTCTCTCATCTTCTTGAATCATCTCATGTTCTTACCTCTGAATCTAAGACTGTGATACAAAATACTAATGCTCTTCTTTCGAAGGAACCAAGTAACAGTGATTTACATGTACAGGATAAAGAGCTAGTTGTAAAAACCGATGCTGTAATTACTACTGTTAAAGATGAGAAACACAG CCAAATCGAATACGCATcgcaattatatatatatatgttaaatagagaaatttataattctgaCACTTGCTCACGCTTtgtatcattaaaataa
- the LOC122566825 gene encoding BRCA2-interacting transcriptional repressor EMSY isoform X2, whose protein sequence is MWPMRHETMTRDECRKCLRCLELEAYGNMVSVLRAQGPFTSEKQKLLQELAKVLHISNERHRAEVRRAVNDEKLATIAEQLSGPNTGTDWTIEGRRAIPLLPRLKARSAFTTLANSLSLATVAANKRNLHVHEIAEDAKDIRNESPVKVKVQENSFSNHEFASSEDKLSDENVLTEVTESDRNKEVNNHSNTSDSSEKYIISEKRKPSSPLSPAPPNKVLVVSSSSIGTFNHGTADKGSLENTIHLSRIPTNSLQHQNVTIIPLNINCGENITESKESVVQESASNHSVIPAGNFVNTVIPVGTSITKAKGRVITTQNKLNTKIGSAILVSGNMSCTTGNKFQPDVQDVSTQDSLSPKVSVSHTLQKPSSSENSNSVTSSTKCIVPVIHSNIKPPIPKTITSSNSHRLMAVCPVTTVSNGPGPPQAKQITTLTCKKLSSTLNNQTTAKGVTLNSNKTVNISHHPDTKLGSKTNVIVIQKGQTKGVTLSQAGKEVLGKVIMGGKSLCVTSQHNAPINVVQRHVTLNNGDQGLTMLSTTNSSHTESITSNIKDVLEKNKALSHLLESSHVLTSESKTVIQNTNALLSKEPSNSDLHVQDKELVVKTDAVITTVKDEKHSQIEYASQLYIYMLNREIYNSDTCSRFVSLK, encoded by the exons ATGTGGCCGATGAGACACGAAACCATGACCCGCGATGAATGCAGAAAATGTTTACGATGTTTGG AGTTAGAAGCTTATGGAAATATGGTGTCTGTCTTACGTGCTCAAGGTCCTTTCACTAgtgaaaaacagaaattgttacaAGAACTTGCtaaagttttacatatttctaatGAACGACATCGTGCTGAAGTACGAAGAGCTGTTAATGATGAAAAATTAGCAACAATAGCTGAGCA GTTAAGTGGTCCAAATACTGGTACTGATTGGACTATTGAAGGCCGACGTGCTATTCCACTTTTACCAAGATTAAAGGCTCGATCTGCATTCACAACTTTAGCAAATAGCTTGTCCCTTGCAACAGTAGCAGCAAACAAAAGGAATCTTCATGTTCATGAGATAGCAGAGGATGCAAAAG ATATTAGAAATGAATCTCCTGTGAAGGTAAAAGTACAAGAAAACTCGTTTAGCAATCATGAGTTTGCATCTAGTGAAGATAAATTAAGCGATGAAAATGTTCTAACTGag GTCACTGAATCAGATAGGAATAAAGAAGTTAATAATCACAGCAATACCTCTgatagcagtgaaaaatatattatatctgagAAACGTAAACCCTCTTCTCCTCTCTCACCAGCACCTCCAAACAag GTTCTGGTAGTATCTTCAAGTTCAATAGGAACTTTTAATCATGGTACTGCTGATAAAGGATCGCTAGAAAATACTATTCATTTGTCACGAATACCTACAAATTCGTTACAGCATCAAAATGTCACTATAATaccattaaatattaattgtggAGAAAATATTACAG AATCTAAGGAATCAGTAGTACAAGAAAGTGCCAGTAACCATTCAGTAATTCCAGCTGGTAATTTTGTGAATACAGTAATCCCAGTAGGTACAAGTATTACTAAAGCTAAAGGAAGAGTAATTACAACGCAAAATAAGCTTAATACAAAAATCGGATCTGCAATTCTGGTGTCCGGTAATATGTCATGTACAacaggaaataaatttcagccTGATGTTCAAGATGTATCTACACAAGATAGTTTAA GTCCAAAAGTATCCGTATCACACACTTTACAAAAACCATCAAGTtcagaaaattcgaattcaGTTACAAGCAGCACAAAGTGCATTGTGCCAGTAATACATTCTAACATAAAACCTCCAATACCTAAAACTATTACCTCCA GTAATTCACATCGACTGATGGCTGTTTGTCCTGTTACAACAGTATCTAATGGACCAGGGCCACCTCAGGCTAAGCAAATAACAACATTaacttgtaaaaaattatcttcaacGCTCAACAATCAAACCACTGCCAAG GGTGTTACactaaattctaataaaactGTAAATATATCTCACCATCCTGATACAAAATTAGGATCTAAAACAAACGTGATTGTTATACAAAAGGGTCAAACCAAAGGTGTTACTCTCTCTCAAGCAGGCAAG gAAGTATTAGGGAAAGTAATAATGGGTGGAAAAAGTTTGTGTGTCACGAGTCAACACAATGCTCCTATTAATGTGGTTCAGCGCCATGTTACATTGAATAATGGAGATCAAGGTCTAACTATGCTATCCACAACAAACTCATCTCATACAGAATCTATAACATCTAATATAAAg GATgttttggaaaaaaataaagcacTCTCTCATCTTCTTGAATCATCTCATGTTCTTACCTCTGAATCTAAGACTGTGATACAAAATACTAATGCTCTTCTTTCGAAGGAACCAAGTAACAGTGATTTACATGTACAGGATAAAGAGCTAGTTGTAAAAACCGATGCTGTAATTACTACTGTTAAAGATGAGAAACACAG CCAAATCGAATACGCATcgcaattatatatatatatgttaaatagagaaatttataattctgaCACTTGCTCACGCTTtgtatcattaaaataa
- the LOC122566825 gene encoding BRCA2-interacting transcriptional repressor EMSY isoform X10, whose translation MWPMRHETMTRDECRKCLRCLELEAYGNMVSVLRAQGPFTSEKQKLLQELAKVLHISNERHRAEVRRAVNDEKLATIAEQLSGPNTGTDWTIEGRRAIPLLPRLKARSAFTTLANSLSLATVAANKRNLHVHEIAEDAKDIRNESPVKVKVQENSFSNHEFASSEDKLSDENVLTEVTESDRNKEVNNHSNTSDSSEKYIISEKRKPSSPLSPAPPNKVLVVSSSSIGTFNHGTADKGSLENTIHLSRIPTNSLQHQNVTIIPLNINCGENITESKESVVQESASNHSVIPAGNFVNTVIPVGTSITKAKGRVITTQNKLNTKIGSAILVSGNMSCTTGNKFQPDVQDVSTQDSLSPKVSVSHTLQKPSSSENSNSVTSSTKCIVPVIHSNIKPPIPKTITSSNSHRLMAVCPVTTVSNGPGPPQAKQITTLTCKKLSSTLNNQTTAKGVTLNSNKTVNISHHPDTKLGSKTNVIVIQKGQTKGVTLSQAGKEVLGKVIMGGKSLCVTSQHNAPINVVQRHVTLNNGDQGLTMLSTTNSSHTESITSNIKDKELVVKTDAVITTVKDEKHRLKYTQKYTLLESN comes from the exons ATGTGGCCGATGAGACACGAAACCATGACCCGCGATGAATGCAGAAAATGTTTACGATGTTTGG AGTTAGAAGCTTATGGAAATATGGTGTCTGTCTTACGTGCTCAAGGTCCTTTCACTAgtgaaaaacagaaattgttacaAGAACTTGCtaaagttttacatatttctaatGAACGACATCGTGCTGAAGTACGAAGAGCTGTTAATGATGAAAAATTAGCAACAATAGCTGAGCA GTTAAGTGGTCCAAATACTGGTACTGATTGGACTATTGAAGGCCGACGTGCTATTCCACTTTTACCAAGATTAAAGGCTCGATCTGCATTCACAACTTTAGCAAATAGCTTGTCCCTTGCAACAGTAGCAGCAAACAAAAGGAATCTTCATGTTCATGAGATAGCAGAGGATGCAAAAG ATATTAGAAATGAATCTCCTGTGAAGGTAAAAGTACAAGAAAACTCGTTTAGCAATCATGAGTTTGCATCTAGTGAAGATAAATTAAGCGATGAAAATGTTCTAACTGag GTCACTGAATCAGATAGGAATAAAGAAGTTAATAATCACAGCAATACCTCTgatagcagtgaaaaatatattatatctgagAAACGTAAACCCTCTTCTCCTCTCTCACCAGCACCTCCAAACAag GTTCTGGTAGTATCTTCAAGTTCAATAGGAACTTTTAATCATGGTACTGCTGATAAAGGATCGCTAGAAAATACTATTCATTTGTCACGAATACCTACAAATTCGTTACAGCATCAAAATGTCACTATAATaccattaaatattaattgtggAGAAAATATTACAG AATCTAAGGAATCAGTAGTACAAGAAAGTGCCAGTAACCATTCAGTAATTCCAGCTGGTAATTTTGTGAATACAGTAATCCCAGTAGGTACAAGTATTACTAAAGCTAAAGGAAGAGTAATTACAACGCAAAATAAGCTTAATACAAAAATCGGATCTGCAATTCTGGTGTCCGGTAATATGTCATGTACAacaggaaataaatttcagccTGATGTTCAAGATGTATCTACACAAGATAGTTTAA GTCCAAAAGTATCCGTATCACACACTTTACAAAAACCATCAAGTtcagaaaattcgaattcaGTTACAAGCAGCACAAAGTGCATTGTGCCAGTAATACATTCTAACATAAAACCTCCAATACCTAAAACTATTACCTCCA GTAATTCACATCGACTGATGGCTGTTTGTCCTGTTACAACAGTATCTAATGGACCAGGGCCACCTCAGGCTAAGCAAATAACAACATTaacttgtaaaaaattatcttcaacGCTCAACAATCAAACCACTGCCAAG GGTGTTACactaaattctaataaaactGTAAATATATCTCACCATCCTGATACAAAATTAGGATCTAAAACAAACGTGATTGTTATACAAAAGGGTCAAACCAAAGGTGTTACTCTCTCTCAAGCAGGCAAG gAAGTATTAGGGAAAGTAATAATGGGTGGAAAAAGTTTGTGTGTCACGAGTCAACACAATGCTCCTATTAATGTGGTTCAGCGCCATGTTACATTGAATAATGGAGATCAAGGTCTAACTATGCTATCCACAACAAACTCATCTCATACAGAATCTATAACATCTAATATAAAg GATAAAGAGCTAGTTGTAAAAACCGATGCTGTAATTACTACTGTTAAAGATGAGAAACACAG ATTGAAATATACCCAAAAATATACGCTTCTTGAGTCGAATTAA
- the LOC122566825 gene encoding BRCA2-interacting transcriptional repressor EMSY isoform X5: MWPMRHETMTRDECRKCLRCLELEAYGNMVSVLRAQGPFTSEKQKLLQELAKVLHISNERHRAEVRRAVNDEKLATIAEQLSGPNTGTDWTIEGRRAIPLLPRLKARSAFTTLANSLSLATVAANKRNLHVHEIAEDAKDIRNESPVKVKVQENSFSNHEFASSEDKLSDENVLTEVTESDRNKEVNNHSNTSDSSEKYIISEKRKPSSPLSPAPPNKVLVVSSSSIGTFNHGTADKGSLENTIHLSRIPTNSLQHQNVTIIPLNINCGENITESKESVVQESASNHSVIPAGNFVNTVIPVGTSITKAKGRVITTQNKLNTKIGSAILVSGNMSCTTGNKFQPDVQDVSTQDSLSPKVSVSHTLQKPSSSENSNSVTSSTKCIVPVIHSNIKPPIPKTITSSNSHRLMAVCPVTTVSNGPGPPQAKQITTLTCKKLSSTLNNQTTAKGVTLNSNKTVNISHHPDTKLGSKTNVIVIQKGQTKGVTLSQAGKEVLGKVIMGGKSLCVTSQHNAPINVVQRHVTLNNGDQGLTMLSTTNSSHTESITSNIKEPSNSDLHVQDKELVVKTDAVITTVKDEKHSQIEYASQLYIYMLNREIYNSDTCSRFVSLK, from the exons ATGTGGCCGATGAGACACGAAACCATGACCCGCGATGAATGCAGAAAATGTTTACGATGTTTGG AGTTAGAAGCTTATGGAAATATGGTGTCTGTCTTACGTGCTCAAGGTCCTTTCACTAgtgaaaaacagaaattgttacaAGAACTTGCtaaagttttacatatttctaatGAACGACATCGTGCTGAAGTACGAAGAGCTGTTAATGATGAAAAATTAGCAACAATAGCTGAGCA GTTAAGTGGTCCAAATACTGGTACTGATTGGACTATTGAAGGCCGACGTGCTATTCCACTTTTACCAAGATTAAAGGCTCGATCTGCATTCACAACTTTAGCAAATAGCTTGTCCCTTGCAACAGTAGCAGCAAACAAAAGGAATCTTCATGTTCATGAGATAGCAGAGGATGCAAAAG ATATTAGAAATGAATCTCCTGTGAAGGTAAAAGTACAAGAAAACTCGTTTAGCAATCATGAGTTTGCATCTAGTGAAGATAAATTAAGCGATGAAAATGTTCTAACTGag GTCACTGAATCAGATAGGAATAAAGAAGTTAATAATCACAGCAATACCTCTgatagcagtgaaaaatatattatatctgagAAACGTAAACCCTCTTCTCCTCTCTCACCAGCACCTCCAAACAag GTTCTGGTAGTATCTTCAAGTTCAATAGGAACTTTTAATCATGGTACTGCTGATAAAGGATCGCTAGAAAATACTATTCATTTGTCACGAATACCTACAAATTCGTTACAGCATCAAAATGTCACTATAATaccattaaatattaattgtggAGAAAATATTACAG AATCTAAGGAATCAGTAGTACAAGAAAGTGCCAGTAACCATTCAGTAATTCCAGCTGGTAATTTTGTGAATACAGTAATCCCAGTAGGTACAAGTATTACTAAAGCTAAAGGAAGAGTAATTACAACGCAAAATAAGCTTAATACAAAAATCGGATCTGCAATTCTGGTGTCCGGTAATATGTCATGTACAacaggaaataaatttcagccTGATGTTCAAGATGTATCTACACAAGATAGTTTAA GTCCAAAAGTATCCGTATCACACACTTTACAAAAACCATCAAGTtcagaaaattcgaattcaGTTACAAGCAGCACAAAGTGCATTGTGCCAGTAATACATTCTAACATAAAACCTCCAATACCTAAAACTATTACCTCCA GTAATTCACATCGACTGATGGCTGTTTGTCCTGTTACAACAGTATCTAATGGACCAGGGCCACCTCAGGCTAAGCAAATAACAACATTaacttgtaaaaaattatcttcaacGCTCAACAATCAAACCACTGCCAAG GGTGTTACactaaattctaataaaactGTAAATATATCTCACCATCCTGATACAAAATTAGGATCTAAAACAAACGTGATTGTTATACAAAAGGGTCAAACCAAAGGTGTTACTCTCTCTCAAGCAGGCAAG gAAGTATTAGGGAAAGTAATAATGGGTGGAAAAAGTTTGTGTGTCACGAGTCAACACAATGCTCCTATTAATGTGGTTCAGCGCCATGTTACATTGAATAATGGAGATCAAGGTCTAACTATGCTATCCACAACAAACTCATCTCATACAGAATCTATAACATCTAATATAAAg GAACCAAGTAACAGTGATTTACATGTACAGGATAAAGAGCTAGTTGTAAAAACCGATGCTGTAATTACTACTGTTAAAGATGAGAAACACAG CCAAATCGAATACGCATcgcaattatatatatatatgttaaatagagaaatttataattctgaCACTTGCTCACGCTTtgtatcattaaaataa